Proteins from one Leptonema illini DSM 21528 genomic window:
- a CDS encoding zinc ribbon domain-containing protein gives MSRIVAIIQRASNNARQNLTYAGENEPIGKASLIIVLFLDFLILMALFQGLDDHTSQLTSPEEYIPSSCREMVLREDWNSTNERSKITSLIRSERNAQDYGDSGRPTDHYPACIPLLEELRSLGGDKEVLALVDARDRLDDERDDLQGKLDDVKVSYDTTQAGGQNPAEVAKVRQEYEATLNRFNHLTVQLQTMDAAVDKNEKIAAFRSHIGALGKSDQEAIREASRSGHFWFPVKVLLMQLSFLLPLLIGFYFWFNRSFKKGRGIQTLISSHLLVVTAIPVALKLFWMIYDILPKRLLKQLWELLLSWNLVALWHYGVILVVVAVAGYLVYFFQKKLFSHEKLIERRIAKGCCLNCGKRLPHGDAACSSCGFVQQEPCSSCGGTTYKFAKHCRCCGVERRAG, from the coding sequence ATGAGTCGTATTGTCGCCATAATCCAGAGGGCTTCCAATAACGCCCGTCAGAACCTTACATATGCCGGTGAAAACGAGCCCATCGGAAAGGCCTCGTTGATCATCGTGCTCTTTCTCGACTTTCTGATTCTGATGGCGCTTTTTCAAGGCCTTGACGACCATACGTCTCAGCTGACATCGCCCGAAGAATACATACCGTCATCCTGTCGGGAGATGGTGCTGCGTGAAGACTGGAACAGCACGAATGAGCGCAGTAAGATCACCTCGCTGATCCGGAGCGAGCGAAACGCTCAGGACTACGGCGACTCAGGGCGACCGACCGATCACTATCCTGCCTGTATTCCGTTACTCGAAGAGCTGCGATCTCTTGGTGGAGATAAAGAGGTGCTCGCGCTTGTCGACGCACGCGATCGTCTTGACGACGAACGAGATGATCTGCAAGGCAAACTCGATGATGTAAAGGTGTCGTATGATACGACGCAGGCAGGCGGACAGAACCCGGCTGAAGTGGCGAAGGTGCGTCAGGAATACGAAGCGACATTGAACCGCTTCAACCATCTAACCGTGCAGCTCCAGACAATGGATGCTGCCGTGGATAAGAATGAGAAGATCGCCGCCTTTCGCTCTCATATCGGGGCGCTGGGCAAGAGCGATCAGGAGGCCATTCGTGAGGCCTCGCGCAGTGGTCATTTCTGGTTTCCGGTCAAAGTTCTGCTTATGCAGCTTTCCTTTTTGCTGCCGCTGCTCATAGGATTTTATTTCTGGTTTAACCGAAGCTTCAAGAAAGGGCGGGGCATTCAGACGCTGATCTCTTCGCATCTGCTTGTCGTAACAGCCATTCCCGTCGCCCTGAAGCTTTTCTGGATGATCTACGATATTCTGCCGAAGAGGCTGCTCAAGCAGCTATGGGAGCTGCTGCTCTCATGGAACCTCGTTGCGCTCTGGCATTACGGCGTTATCCTCGTTGTCGTCGCCGTGGCCGGTTATCTTGTGTATTTCTTCCAGAAGAAGCTTTTTAGCCACGAAAAACTGATCGAGCGGCGCATTGCAAAAGGATGCTGTCTGAACTGCGGTAAAAGACTTCCGCATGGTGATGCGGCATGCTCCTCCTGCGGATTCGTGCAGCAGGAGCCCTGTTCTTCCTGTGGCGGGACGACGTACAAATTTGCAAAGCATTGCCGTTGCTGCGGAGTCGAGCGAAGGGCCGGTTGA
- a CDS encoding type II toxin-antitoxin system HipA family toxin — translation MKALAVFLWGKRVGALAWQEGGQAAFEYDEDFIRSGLEVSPLMMPLSRRIFRFPELAGTKTFQGLPGVIADSLPEKFGNRMLDAYLVRHGKRLNDLNPLERLCYVGSRGMGALEYEPDLAEDFQKRSVPVEISELVELARSVLADQNTKRARIQDQALTSLISVGTSAGGAKAKAIIAVNDATGEVLSGQSDVPAGFEHWILKFDEVDNEELATSHQIGRIEYAYNEMAFAAGINVMESRLLPDGNRMHFMTKRFDRVDGNQKVHVATFAGIAHVDRDPPGSCGYERLFQTMRELRLGQDELNEMFRRMVFNICARNQDDHAKNHAFLMYGDGSWQISPAYDICFSYKPGNPFIDSHQMSCNGKRDLFVLDDLLAASRAADVKKPLDIIRQVEDAVRRWNYFAGEAGIDEAATVGIGSLHRFFLT, via the coding sequence ATGAAGGCTCTTGCCGTTTTTCTATGGGGAAAACGAGTGGGCGCTCTTGCGTGGCAGGAAGGGGGCCAGGCTGCTTTCGAATACGACGAAGACTTTATTCGAAGTGGTCTTGAGGTCAGCCCTTTGATGATGCCGCTGTCCAGGCGCATCTTTCGCTTCCCTGAGCTGGCAGGGACGAAGACCTTTCAGGGCCTGCCCGGTGTGATCGCAGATAGTCTGCCCGAAAAATTCGGTAATCGTATGCTGGATGCCTATCTTGTTCGGCACGGCAAACGGTTGAACGATCTGAATCCGCTGGAGAGGCTCTGTTACGTTGGAAGCAGGGGGATGGGCGCACTCGAATATGAGCCTGATCTGGCAGAGGACTTTCAGAAGCGCTCCGTTCCCGTTGAGATCAGTGAACTTGTCGAACTGGCCCGGTCTGTGCTTGCCGATCAGAATACAAAAAGAGCGCGTATCCAGGATCAGGCGTTAACCTCTCTGATCTCCGTCGGCACCAGCGCCGGTGGTGCGAAGGCGAAGGCTATCATCGCCGTCAATGATGCGACGGGTGAGGTGCTGTCTGGCCAGAGCGATGTGCCGGCAGGCTTTGAGCACTGGATACTGAAATTCGACGAAGTGGATAACGAAGAGCTGGCCACGTCTCATCAGATCGGGCGAATCGAATACGCTTACAACGAGATGGCCTTTGCTGCCGGGATCAATGTGATGGAAAGCAGACTTCTTCCCGACGGCAATCGAATGCATTTCATGACGAAGCGATTCGATCGTGTCGATGGCAATCAGAAGGTGCACGTAGCGACCTTCGCCGGCATCGCGCATGTCGATCGAGATCCGCCGGGCAGTTGCGGTTACGAACGTCTGTTCCAAACCATGCGTGAACTGCGTCTCGGGCAGGACGAGCTGAATGAGATGTTTCGTCGCATGGTTTTCAACATCTGCGCTCGCAACCAGGATGATCATGCGAAAAACCATGCCTTCTTAATGTATGGCGATGGGTCGTGGCAGATCTCACCCGCTTATGATATTTGTTTCAGCTATAAACCAGGGAATCCCTTTATCGACAGCCATCAGATGTCCTGTAACGGAAAGCGAGACCTCTTTGTTCTGGATGATCTTCTCGCAGCGTCTCGTGCCGCCGATGTAAAGAAGCCTCTCGATATCATAAGGCAGGTGGAGGATGCCGTGCGCAGGTGGAACTACTTCGCAGGCGAGGCCGGTATCGATGAAGCGGCCACAGTCGGAATCGGTTCGCTGCACCGTTTTTTTCTGACGTAG
- a CDS encoding helix-turn-helix domain-containing protein codes for MQTNPNAPMESLLEAVAENLKLRARQSGLDQQELAALAGLNRNTVSAALAGKDVRLSTLIRLSRAVGFTDWLLPLLERPQPSPLQLLDANRQDGRRSRRQKVRPEAERPAHRKQGRQQENSK; via the coding sequence ATGCAAACGAATCCAAACGCTCCCATGGAATCTTTGCTTGAGGCGGTGGCAGAGAATCTGAAGTTGAGGGCCCGACAGAGCGGCCTTGATCAGCAGGAACTGGCCGCCCTGGCCGGTCTCAATCGCAATACAGTCAGTGCTGCCCTTGCCGGCAAAGACGTCCGGCTATCGACGCTGATCCGGCTCAGCCGCGCCGTCGGTTTTACGGACTGGTTGCTTCCTCTGCTTGAACGTCCGCAGCCGTCTCCCCTGCAGCTTCTGGACGCGAATAGACAGGACGGGCGTCGAAGTCGGCGCCAGAAAGTGCGGCCCGAAGCGGAGCGTCCGGCTCACCGAAAGCAAGGCCGTCAGCAAGAGAACAGCAAATGA
- a CDS encoding tetratricopeptide repeat protein — protein MSELFRKAVAAQKAGREDEAMAVYKSLLKSDATNRAAWINLGAILSKRQDRVGAVACYRKALALREDDTILFNLGSELFRQKEYAGAIQHLRRALQLKPDFFRAALLLGYIHESQEQYVEAAQSFQRALTLNPSSRIAALGLVVVLGEQDRNEEALKICEAYLKQQADDAALLNLHAALLMKLGRYRESFEELKQVTSSNEKYVSFEEHLKQARGERDRETSAFFEEVSDRLKERTERLKARIEERKKRQQKSLAKDDMKDLVDLSLLHLFSGDKDKALAFLLEARKVADRDKTGG, from the coding sequence ATGTCTGAGCTCTTTCGAAAGGCCGTCGCCGCTCAGAAGGCGGGGCGTGAAGACGAGGCGATGGCCGTCTATAAAAGCCTCTTGAAATCCGACGCGACGAACCGCGCCGCCTGGATCAATCTCGGCGCCATTCTTTCAAAAAGGCAGGATCGCGTCGGCGCCGTAGCCTGTTATCGCAAGGCCCTTGCCCTTCGCGAAGACGATACCATCCTGTTTAACCTGGGAAGCGAGCTTTTCAGGCAAAAAGAGTATGCGGGGGCGATCCAGCATCTTCGTCGCGCATTGCAGCTGAAGCCCGATTTCTTTCGCGCCGCTCTTCTGCTCGGCTATATACACGAAAGTCAGGAGCAGTACGTCGAAGCGGCGCAGTCGTTCCAGAGAGCTCTGACGCTTAACCCTTCCAGTCGCATCGCCGCTCTCGGGCTGGTCGTCGTTCTCGGCGAGCAGGATCGAAACGAAGAGGCGCTCAAAATCTGCGAGGCCTACCTCAAACAACAGGCCGACGATGCCGCTCTGCTCAATCTGCACGCAGCTCTGTTGATGAAGCTCGGTCGTTACCGGGAATCGTTCGAAGAGTTGAAGCAGGTTACGTCATCGAATGAAAAGTACGTGTCTTTTGAAGAACACCTGAAGCAGGCTCGCGGAGAGCGGGATCGCGAAACCTCGGCCTTCTTTGAAGAGGTCTCTGATCGTCTGAAAGAGCGCACCGAACGGCTCAAGGCCCGCATTGAAGAGCGAAAAAAAAGGCAGCAGAAAAGCCTTGCAAAAGACGACATGAAGGATCTTGTCGATCTCAGTTTGCTGCATCTTTTCTCGGGCGATAAAGATAAGGCCCTGGCTTTTTTGCTTGAGGCGCGAAAGGTCGCCGATCGAGATAAGACGGGCGGTTAA
- the nadC gene encoding carboxylating nicotinate-nucleotide diphosphorylase: protein MDRRPHYTNPARELRLEDVETLIRLAIAEDAPEGDVTSESIFDKKETAFATIVSREEGVFCGMALSRFLFDLFREMTGYDLMIVQTLRDGDRFSAGDTLLSMEGSLPGILRIERPLLNFLQYLSGIASTTAAVVAKAGPDIAILDTRKTLPGYRRAAKYAVYCGGGTNHRIHLSDMAMIKDNHVEAAGSITLAVERIRAAHPSVPLEIEIDRLDQLDEALSCRPRVLLLDNMDTAKIRRAIEQIETLPVDDRPFIELSGGWKPERFPELAGLKGIGISMGYLTHTTRFLDLSLEIRR from the coding sequence ATGGATAGACGTCCGCATTACACGAACCCGGCCCGCGAACTTCGACTCGAAGACGTCGAAACGCTGATTCGACTTGCCATCGCCGAGGATGCTCCTGAGGGCGACGTTACCTCAGAATCCATCTTTGATAAAAAAGAGACGGCCTTCGCAACGATCGTTTCTCGCGAAGAGGGCGTCTTCTGCGGTATGGCGCTCAGTCGTTTTCTTTTTGATCTTTTTCGCGAGATGACGGGCTACGATCTGATGATCGTTCAGACGCTGCGCGACGGCGATCGCTTTTCTGCCGGCGATACGCTTCTTTCTATGGAAGGATCGCTGCCCGGTATTCTGCGCATCGAGCGCCCGCTTCTGAATTTCTTGCAGTATTTAAGCGGCATCGCCTCGACGACGGCTGCCGTCGTCGCAAAGGCCGGCCCCGACATCGCCATCCTTGATACGCGAAAGACGCTGCCCGGTTACCGACGTGCGGCGAAGTATGCCGTATATTGCGGAGGCGGAACAAACCATCGTATTCATCTCTCTGATATGGCCATGATTAAGGATAACCATGTCGAGGCGGCCGGCAGCATAACCCTGGCCGTTGAACGCATCCGGGCGGCACATCCGTCCGTTCCGCTGGAGATCGAGATCGATCGACTTGATCAGCTCGACGAGGCGCTTTCATGCCGGCCTCGCGTGCTGCTTCTTGATAACATGGACACGGCGAAGATTCGTCGTGCCATCGAACAAATTGAAACGCTTCCCGTCGACGATCGCCCCTTTATCGAGCTCTCGGGCGGATGGAAGCCCGAACGCTTCCCCGAGCTTGCCGGTCTGAAGGGCATCGGCATCAGTATGGGCTACCTGACGCATACGACGCGATTCCTGGATCTCAGTCTGGAGATCCGGCGCTGA
- a CDS encoding PDZ domain-containing protein — protein sequence MRLHRILYRFPFVFAMTVSVAFLFACSSEQKKPAPAAEQAQGPAYLGILYMETLDGVMVSEVYPDSPAEKAGLRPYDLIVSANGYPVIGPYTLKERILSLKPGTQVEIEVLSRDGGRALKRVTLEPMPERFRRQGEQF from the coding sequence ATGAGGCTGCATCGAATTCTGTATCGCTTTCCTTTCGTTTTCGCAATGACCGTCTCGGTCGCCTTTCTTTTCGCCTGTTCTTCTGAGCAGAAAAAGCCCGCCCCGGCCGCTGAGCAGGCCCAGGGCCCGGCGTATCTGGGGATTCTCTATATGGAGACCCTTGACGGCGTTATGGTTTCAGAGGTTTATCCTGACTCGCCGGCAGAAAAAGCCGGATTAAGGCCCTATGACCTGATCGTTTCGGCGAACGGCTATCCAGTGATCGGCCCGTATACGCTCAAAGAACGCATCCTTTCTTTGAAGCCGGGCACGCAGGTTGAAATCGAGGTCCTGAGCCGGGATGGTGGGCGTGCTCTCAAGCGCGTTACCCTCGAACCGATGCCCGAGCGATTCCGACGGCAGGGAGAGCAGTTCTGA
- a CDS encoding sodium-dependent transporter has protein sequence MTGPAKKESWGSMLGVILAVMGSAIGLGNFLRFPGLAAKYEGGAFMIPYFVALLLLGIPIAWLEWTMGRAGGQKGFHSTPGIFRVIWPHRASPYVGFLGLIVPVGIYMYYVVIEAWCLYYAYQYAIGTFPLHDGATAYQSFFADFTGQSANGILFGFEHSNFIVFLLICYVLNMIIIYRGLAGGIELVSMIGIPVLFVSAVAILVRVLTLGTPDPALPEQNVLNGLGFMWNPQTESKSFLESLSNGEMWLAAAGQIFFTLSVGFGVIITYSSYLKKDDDVVLSATTSVAGNTFAEVALGGMITIPAAFILLGPAAAGGGTFQLGFITLPLVFEQMPIGSLFGFLWFSLLFIAAITSSISMLQPAIAFFEEGIGTSRRASVTLLSFVTFVGTVVVAYFSKGLIGLDQMDFWIGTVCIFLLATIQVILGGWVFGADRLIAEARKGSVLSLPRWIAFVIRFVSPVYLIVVFIVWLYQNLGSYIETLSNDDSARMTFLFILFLSGFFITLIAQAVRRWKRQAGEER, from the coding sequence GTGACAGGACCAGCTAAGAAAGAATCATGGGGATCCATGCTTGGAGTCATCCTTGCCGTTATGGGAAGCGCCATCGGGCTCGGCAACTTCCTGCGATTCCCTGGCCTTGCCGCGAAATACGAAGGCGGCGCCTTCATGATTCCGTATTTTGTCGCCTTGCTTCTGCTGGGAATTCCCATCGCCTGGCTTGAATGGACGATGGGTCGCGCAGGCGGCCAGAAAGGATTTCATTCCACCCCCGGCATCTTTCGCGTTATCTGGCCTCATCGCGCATCCCCCTATGTCGGATTCCTCGGCCTCATCGTTCCCGTAGGCATATACATGTACTATGTGGTGATCGAGGCCTGGTGCCTCTATTATGCATATCAATACGCCATCGGCACCTTCCCTCTGCATGACGGAGCCACCGCATACCAGAGCTTCTTCGCCGACTTTACCGGCCAGAGCGCGAACGGCATCCTCTTCGGCTTCGAACATTCCAACTTCATCGTCTTTTTGCTCATCTGCTATGTACTTAACATGATCATCATCTATCGCGGACTTGCCGGCGGCATCGAGCTTGTAAGCATGATCGGCATTCCGGTGCTTTTCGTTTCGGCCGTTGCCATCCTGGTCCGGGTGCTGACCCTCGGAACGCCTGATCCGGCGTTGCCCGAACAGAACGTGTTGAACGGACTGGGCTTTATGTGGAACCCGCAAACGGAATCGAAGAGCTTTCTTGAAAGCCTTTCGAACGGCGAGATGTGGCTTGCGGCGGCCGGACAGATCTTCTTTACGCTTTCGGTCGGCTTCGGCGTTATCATCACGTATTCCAGCTATTTGAAGAAAGACGATGACGTCGTTCTTTCGGCGACGACGTCGGTGGCCGGTAACACCTTTGCCGAGGTGGCGCTGGGCGGCATGATCACGATTCCCGCCGCCTTTATATTGCTCGGTCCGGCGGCGGCAGGCGGCGGCACCTTTCAGCTTGGATTTATTACCCTGCCTCTTGTGTTCGAACAGATGCCGATCGGTTCGCTTTTCGGATTCCTGTGGTTCTCGTTGCTCTTTATCGCCGCCATCACATCGTCGATCTCGATGTTGCAGCCGGCCATCGCCTTTTTTGAAGAGGGAATCGGCACCAGCCGTCGGGCAAGCGTAACGCTGCTGAGCTTTGTTACGTTTGTGGGCACGGTTGTCGTAGCATATTTCTCGAAAGGCCTTATCGGTCTCGATCAGATGGACTTCTGGATCGGTACAGTCTGCATCTTTCTTCTGGCGACGATTCAGGTCATCTTAGGCGGATGGGTTTTCGGAGCCGATCGCCTGATCGCCGAGGCGCGCAAGGGATCGGTGCTCAGTCTTCCGCGCTGGATCGCCTTTGTCATTCGCTTCGTTTCGCCGGTGTATTTGATCGTCGTCTTTATCGTCTGGCTGTATCAGAACCTCGGCAGCTATATCGAAACGCTGAGCAACGACGATAGCGCCCGCATGACCTTCCTTTTTATTCTTTTCCTGTCAGGGTTCTTCATCACACTGATCGCGCAGGCCGTGCGTCGCTGGAAGCGGCAGGCCGGGGAGGAACGATGA
- a CDS encoding enoyl-CoA hydratase/isomerase family protein — translation MSIVEAEILKDEPGIHVVYLNNPETRNSMTLEMGLAFHRTFQTLASLDPLPRAVIITGRNDVFSAGGDLKLLKSFSEKSRNENREFMQSFYKLFLTVRDMPFPVLACVNGHAVGAALALALACDLRYFLPDAKYAFNFVKIGIHPGMGSSFLVKEVAGMAQAQELLLTGRYISGAEAMQRGLCHGVFSADEIFDRTVDLAREIGSAAPLAVRLLKRSLYASGDLDQALQREAEAQAENYVSADFREAIAAIEDKRTPLYVDK, via the coding sequence GTGAGCATCGTTGAAGCCGAAATCCTCAAAGACGAGCCGGGTATCCATGTCGTCTATCTGAACAATCCCGAAACGCGCAACTCCATGACCCTTGAGATGGGCCTGGCGTTTCATCGCACGTTTCAAACCCTGGCCTCGCTGGATCCGCTTCCGCGTGCCGTCATCATCACCGGGCGAAACGACGTCTTCTCGGCCGGCGGCGATCTGAAGCTGCTGAAAAGCTTCTCTGAAAAAAGCCGCAACGAGAATCGCGAGTTCATGCAATCCTTCTATAAACTCTTCCTGACCGTGCGTGATATGCCCTTCCCCGTTCTGGCCTGTGTGAACGGACATGCCGTCGGCGCCGCCCTCGCCCTTGCGCTGGCCTGTGATCTGCGCTATTTTCTACCCGATGCGAAGTATGCCTTCAACTTTGTAAAAATCGGAATCCATCCTGGCATGGGATCCAGCTTTCTTGTGAAAGAAGTCGCCGGCATGGCCCAGGCGCAGGAGCTTCTGTTAACGGGCCGTTACATCAGCGGCGCAGAGGCCATGCAGCGCGGACTCTGTCACGGCGTCTTTTCTGCCGACGAAATCTTTGATCGCACCGTCGATCTTGCGCGAGAGATCGGCTCGGCCGCTCCTCTTGCCGTGCGCCTTCTCAAACGATCTCTGTATGCATCCGGTGATCTCGATCAGGCGCTGCAGAGAGAGGCCGAAGCGCAGGCCGAGAATTACGTCAGCGCCGATTTTCGCGAGGCCATCGCCGCCATCGAGGATAAGCGCACGCCACTCTATGTGGATAAATAG
- a CDS encoding glycosyltransferase family 2 protein, with protein sequence MLPVSVTIITYNEEKNIADCIRSVESIADEIIVLDSFSTDRTEEIARSFARVRFEKHAFDGHVQQKNRALTLCKNEWVLSLDADERLSPELAAEIAALDAAKIANEGISGFRMPRLTYHMGRAIRHGGWYPQRRYRLFKRSVAKWEGENPHDYIVIDETGKGATLKGDLIHYSFVDLSQQIDTINKFSSIVAFNRHEAGRPFQVMKTLIKPFGKFIEIYFFKAGFLDGFPGFTIAVASAFSTFLKFAKIFEIDRKYIERPSNLRADYRAQKKK encoded by the coding sequence ATGTTGCCCGTATCTGTAACCATCATTACGTATAACGAAGAGAAGAACATCGCCGACTGCATCCGCTCGGTCGAGTCGATCGCCGACGAGATCATCGTGCTAGATTCTTTCAGCACCGATCGCACCGAAGAGATCGCCCGCAGCTTCGCAAGAGTACGTTTCGAGAAACATGCCTTCGACGGCCATGTACAACAGAAGAACAGAGCGCTCACGCTCTGCAAGAACGAATGGGTTCTTTCGCTTGACGCCGACGAACGCCTGAGCCCGGAGCTGGCCGCTGAGATCGCCGCGCTTGATGCGGCAAAGATCGCAAACGAAGGCATCTCGGGCTTTCGCATGCCGCGGCTAACGTATCATATGGGTCGGGCCATTCGACATGGAGGATGGTATCCGCAGCGACGCTATCGCCTTTTCAAGCGCTCGGTGGCGAAATGGGAGGGTGAGAATCCGCATGATTATATCGTCATCGACGAGACGGGAAAAGGCGCCACGCTGAAAGGCGACCTGATTCACTACAGCTTCGTCGACCTGTCACAGCAGATCGATACGATCAATAAATTCTCTTCTATCGTCGCCTTTAACCGACACGAGGCCGGGCGTCCCTTTCAAGTGATGAAGACGCTGATCAAGCCGTTCGGCAAGTTTATAGAGATCTATTTCTTCAAAGCGGGCTTTCTCGACGGCTTTCCGGGCTTCACCATCGCCGTCGCCTCAGCCTTCTCGACGTTCCTGAAATTCGCCAAGATCTTCGAGATCGATCGCAAGTATATCGAGCGTCCGTCTAACCTGCGAGCTGACTACAGGGCTCAGAAGAAAAAATAG
- the mltG gene encoding endolytic transglycosylase MltG, which translates to MKLLSTLLKPKILSLIAAAVILLGIAAYIPGRPTGDGMKNVEFEIERGTGMSRVTKSLVDQGLIGNELFFRIMMKATFRDGALKAGIYELNDGMSAYEIGSILSSGKVQMIRVTIPEGWTNKQIAEHAASLGLCATPDEFMALTQNPETLKKYGIPGKNTEGYLYPETYFLARGVKADRLHEAMLDRFFATLADANPPADLKPEDLFKAVILASIIEREAVHREELPKMAGVYLNRVKKGMRLEADPTIQYILGDPKKKLYLKDLEVKSPYNTYRNKGLPPGPISNPGIEALRAAFHPEEHDFLFFVLKPDQTHEFTKTYKEHLQAKKIFLDGR; encoded by the coding sequence ATGAAACTGCTCTCTACATTACTGAAACCAAAGATCCTAAGCCTTATCGCCGCTGCCGTTATCCTTCTCGGTATTGCCGCCTATATTCCCGGACGCCCGACCGGCGACGGCATGAAAAACGTCGAATTCGAGATCGAACGCGGCACGGGCATGTCACGGGTCACAAAATCGCTCGTCGACCAGGGTCTGATCGGGAACGAGCTCTTCTTTCGCATTATGATGAAGGCGACGTTTCGCGACGGAGCGTTAAAGGCCGGCATCTATGAACTGAACGACGGCATGAGCGCCTATGAGATCGGCTCCATCCTGTCGTCGGGCAAGGTTCAGATGATCAGGGTTACGATCCCCGAAGGCTGGACCAATAAACAGATCGCCGAACATGCGGCCTCTCTGGGCCTCTGCGCCACGCCCGACGAGTTCATGGCACTGACACAGAATCCTGAAACGCTGAAGAAATACGGCATCCCCGGCAAGAATACGGAAGGCTATCTTTATCCTGAGACCTATTTTCTTGCCCGCGGCGTGAAGGCCGACCGTCTGCATGAGGCCATGCTCGATCGCTTCTTTGCAACGTTAGCCGACGCCAATCCTCCGGCCGATCTGAAGCCCGAAGATCTTTTCAAGGCCGTCATCCTTGCCTCGATCATTGAACGAGAGGCCGTGCATCGCGAAGAGCTGCCGAAGATGGCCGGCGTTTATTTGAATCGCGTAAAGAAAGGCATGCGCCTTGAGGCCGATCCGACCATTCAGTATATTCTCGGCGATCCGAAGAAGAAGCTCTACCTGAAAGACCTCGAGGTGAAATCGCCGTATAACACCTATCGCAACAAAGGCCTTCCTCCGGGGCCCATCTCAAACCCCGGCATCGAAGCGCTGCGGGCCGCCTTTCATCCCGAAGAGCATGACTTCCTGTTCTTTGTCTTGAAGCCCGATCAGACGCATGAATTCACAAAGACCTACAAAGAGCATCTGCAGGCGAAGAAGATCTTTCTTGATGGCAGGTGA
- the vapC gene encoding type II toxin-antitoxin system tRNA(fMet)-specific endonuclease VapC, with protein MKQYLLDTNICIYIINRRPPAVKKKLHEVGLDAVAISGITVTELFYGVSKSARPLENTRTLRDFLNFLAVMPFGIAEAEEAGQIRASLEASGKPIGPYDLLIAAQAKVHEMVLVTNNIREFKRIKGLRVENWV; from the coding sequence ATGAAGCAGTATCTTCTTGATACCAATATATGCATTTATATCATTAATCGGCGGCCCCCGGCCGTGAAAAAGAAGCTTCATGAAGTCGGTCTTGATGCGGTCGCAATCTCTGGAATCACCGTTACGGAACTTTTTTACGGCGTCAGCAAAAGCGCCCGCCCCCTTGAGAATACCCGGACGCTCCGTGATTTCTTGAATTTCCTTGCGGTTATGCCTTTTGGAATAGCAGAGGCAGAAGAGGCCGGTCAGATTCGAGCTTCACTGGAAGCATCAGGAAAGCCCATCGGCCCCTATGATCTGCTTATAGCGGCCCAGGCTAAGGTGCATGAGATGGTTCTGGTTACGAACAATATAAGAGAGTTCAAACGCATTAAAGGGCTGCGAGTTGAAAACTGGGTTTAA
- a CDS encoding antitoxin, translating into MDRARIFKNGDSQAVRLPKEYRFSGKEVYISRRGDTVILSPVATGVDSLWAVLEGFSGPIERSQPEQYDQRSFVEPE; encoded by the coding sequence ATGGATCGAGCCAGGATTTTTAAGAACGGCGACAGTCAGGCTGTTCGTCTGCCGAAGGAATACCGCTTTTCCGGGAAAGAGGTGTACATCTCTCGAAGAGGTGATACTGTAATTCTATCTCCCGTAGCGACCGGAGTGGATAGCCTGTGGGCTGTGCTCGAAGGTTTTTCTGGTCCGATTGAGCGATCTCAGCCTGAGCAGTATGATCAACGATCATTCGTGGAACCAGAATGA
- a CDS encoding GNAT family N-acetyltransferase → MTASPIQIRDFQLADAARVNEISVAAFGLLSHRYTDWSAMRDRIATTSRLAAEMPMFVALYNGTVAGSVALTPPGGPRPDFFDADCAVIRMLVVDPAFHGKGIGSALLDHCIETARRQNYGRIHLHTSTAMEVALPLYLRRGFVYLREAPPVMGLDYSLYELRL, encoded by the coding sequence ATGACAGCCAGCCCCATTCAGATCCGCGACTTCCAGCTCGCCGACGCAGCCCGCGTGAACGAGATATCCGTTGCTGCCTTCGGTCTTCTCTCCCATCGCTATACTGACTGGTCGGCCATGCGCGATCGTATCGCTACGACAAGCCGGCTTGCCGCTGAGATGCCGATGTTTGTGGCTCTCTATAATGGTACTGTCGCCGGCTCCGTTGCGCTGACGCCTCCGGGCGGGCCGCGTCCTGACTTCTTTGATGCGGATTGTGCCGTTATCCGAATGCTTGTCGTTGATCCGGCCTTTCATGGAAAGGGAATCGGCTCGGCTCTGCTCGACCACTGCATCGAAACGGCCCGCCGGCAGAACTACGGGCGTATCCATCTGCATACAAGCACGGCTATGGAGGTAGCTCTACCTCTGTATTTGCGCAGGGGCTTTGTCTACCTGCGAGAGGCGCCACCGGTGATGGGGCTGGATTACAGCCTGTATGAGTTGAGGCTGTGA